From one Oculatellaceae cyanobacterium genomic stretch:
- the truB gene encoding tRNA pseudouridine(55) synthase TruB, producing the protein MQGFLNLNKPAGFTSHDCVARVRKLLRLKRVGHGGTLDPAVTGVLPIALGKATRLLQYLQQDKAYRGTIKLGITTTTDDLAGEIISQQPVNDLSVETVTAALRQFQGIIQQIPPNYSAIQVQGKRLYDLARAGEKIDVPARTVEVYQIEVLDWRGGEFPEIDVAIACGSGTYIRAIARDLGIALNTGGVLASLIRTASCGFNLADSISFEQLEEQIQQDTFQPISPATALTHLTSVNLSAADAKRWCQGQKILNAQSSILDLAESVEQQGREQLSIPATKSTSLLRVYDESQQFLGIANLTGSDQGKVLTPQMVFEAL; encoded by the coding sequence GTGCAAGGTTTCTTAAATTTAAACAAACCAGCAGGTTTTACTTCCCATGACTGTGTGGCGCGGGTGCGTAAGTTACTGCGTCTGAAGCGTGTGGGACATGGAGGAACTTTAGATCCTGCTGTTACGGGTGTATTACCTATTGCTTTGGGTAAAGCTACGAGATTATTACAATATCTACAGCAAGATAAGGCTTATCGTGGAACAATTAAGTTAGGAATAACTACGACGACTGATGATTTAGCAGGGGAAATTATTTCTCAACAACCAGTTAATGATTTGAGTGTAGAAACTGTTACAGCGGCACTACGACAATTTCAAGGAATTATTCAGCAAATACCCCCTAATTACAGTGCTATTCAAGTACAAGGTAAACGATTATACGATTTAGCGCGGGCTGGAGAAAAAATTGATGTACCAGCGCGAACGGTGGAAGTATATCAGATAGAGGTTTTAGACTGGCGAGGTGGGGAGTTTCCAGAAATAGATGTGGCGATCGCTTGTGGATCTGGTACATATATAAGAGCGATCGCACGCGATCTAGGTATTGCTCTTAACACTGGTGGCGTACTCGCTTCCTTAATCCGCACCGCCAGTTGTGGATTTAATTTGGCTGATAGTATCTCTTTTGAACAATTAGAAGAACAGATTCAGCAAGATACATTTCAACCAATCTCACCAGCAACCGCTTTAACACATTTAACATCCGTAAATTTATCCGCAGCAGATGCTAAACGTTGGTGTCAAGGGCAAAAAATTTTAAATGCTCAATCTTCTATTTTAGACTTAGCAGAAAGCGTAGAACAACAGGGTAGAGAGCAATTATCAATTCCAGCGACAAAATCAACCAGTTTACTGCGGGTTTATGATGAAAGTCAGCAATTTTTAGGCATTGCTAATTTAACTGGTTCAGATCAAGGAAAAGTGTTAACACCGCAGATGGTTTTTGAGGCACTTTAG